Within the Eleginops maclovinus isolate JMC-PN-2008 ecotype Puerto Natales chromosome 5, JC_Emac_rtc_rv5, whole genome shotgun sequence genome, the region TGGGGAACACGTTCACCGTCTTTTTCGTGTCGTGTTGTGTCCTGGAACTCCAGCAAACAAACGGGGGTCACCATGTGGAGAGTTTTGAAAGCAGGAGACTTCATTACAGTGAGCACACAATGCGTGCTCGTTTAACCCAACAgtcaaattaacaaaaaaagtggcgcgtcctgtaaaccaacaagcatggggctccacgtcatcgtaaacacagattaattaaagggaccacgatccctttttacagtcgtactttcaagcataaaccaacggtcatacttacaggcatgaaacaacagtgtgtagaaccacacttaagaaggaggtgaattatgtatattacattcactacatatatatacacacaactGAGTATCACCAATGTCGTATTTGCTTTAGTGATGTAATGCAAATACTTTAgtattaatattataaaatatgtacacAATGATGTCTATGATTAATTAACTTATTGATGCAGATAATGTGGGTAAAGAGTAATAATAGAACACCTGGGTTAAGTTAAGGATTGCAGCTTCTCCCTGCGTTGCACTCAGACCGACATAGTTGATGCAGAGACCGTGGGAACTGATTAGCCCTTAGACATGGTTTATTGCACCCTTTGCTCAGCAGAGCTAACttagaacacacacagatcataaAACCTGCATGGAGTGAACACACCCCCATTTTCATATGACGCAAGCCTACGTCCTTAACACATTAACACTTTAGTGCTCCACAGTGGTACAACAATAACACTGCATCCCCTTTTCAATTTAAGCACAGAATAGGCACAATACTGTACTGCAGCCTTTAAAATCAGGAGAAGTATGCCATATCACATTATCCAACAgcaaattatatatataatatatatatatatatatatatatatagatagatatatatatatatatatatagcctagTTCTGCGCAGGCTTTAAAACGTATTCATGAATGTTGTTGCTTGGTATGAAGGGAGGGATTTACAGTAGTCAAGGCATGAGATGACCACAGCCTGGACCAAATCCTCCTGATGTTGTAGAGGGTGCATCTGCAGGAGCGGGTTGTAGCAGCGAGGTTGGGAGCGAAGGACAGTTGGTCGTCGAGTATCACACCCAGGTTCCTGGCAGTCTGAGTCGGGGAAACAGCAGAGGTGTCTTAATGTCTGAATGCTTTAATGTTATTGGACTTGCCTTGTGGTTTGAACGTGCTGTAAATATAAACTTCAGAAGTGTTAAAGGTGTGTTGCCTTTGTTTCCAAGGAGAGCCTCTTCCTGCCACCACTAAGCGGATCCAGGCGGTGGAAGGCCAGAACGCTACAGTCCGGTGTCGCTTCAATCACCCCGACAGCTTCATCGCTAAAGCAGTGGAGTGGATATATAACAACTCCAAGATCGTCCTCTTCTCTCGACGTGTTGGATGGATTCCTCATGAAGTAGCAGATGCTCAATTCAAATACAGGACTTCTGTGAACAGTACAGACCTGACCAGAGGAGTCCTGTCTGTGACCATCTTAAATGTGACTCGGTCTGACAGCGGGATCTACACAGGTACCGCCGTACACAAGTTTAAAAACGACGAGGTCACATGTTCTGCTGAATTGATCGTTGGTAAGCACACTGAGTTTAGTTTCATTCGGATACTTAACATGTGTCAGATTTGGGGATATCAACTCCTGATTTGAGTCCTAAAGGATGAATGTTGTAGCGGCTAAAATCATAGAgcagtaaaacagaaaatgaactcAAAAGTAAAGTCCGGACAAGATTTATTCAATGATCCAATATCACCAAAATACATCTAACCGTTTTCCTATATCTTGCCCTTTGCCTTTCCCGTGGCCTCCTTGTGCTTTCCCTGGTATAAAGAAACCCATATGCCATACTGGTGCACTACTCCCACCAGcacaattacaccaggtgcccaaagatgccttcaaaataaaaatcataaaaaacgAATATAACTAACCtaagaaataatacattaactttaaacaaaaacagcaagaaaataaatgttaaactataaaataatataaagcgATATATATCTCCAACTAATCTGACCACTGCTCACTCATTTTGCAGTAATGACCGGCTCTCTCCATATGATCCTGCATTACTCAATAAATCTACAAGGcgacaacattttcattttagcGTTTCAATAATGTTTGTATGACTTCTGCTGCGGATGAAGCTGCAGCAATAGCAACATAACTCTAGGGCTGACCTCGACTAAAGTATTTACTAGTCGACTAGtagtcgtcaattcaggcgattaATTGACTAAACGTCTCACGTATCtgatatattatgatttatgaaaaaGAGTtagcgcttttattttgaaggcactTTTGGTATGCCTTTACCGTAAAGCATAGGATATACGCGCACCGCAAACTAACGGGGGGGGTGGGCTTGCTTGAATATGTTTTCCGAAGATGAGGCTGGCTTAACCGCAATCGGAGTTTTGATGTCACCTTTGAGGCCCATCCCTTACATGCTGAAAAGGAAGGCGCACTTTGGATATCCTGCCCGACAAAATAACCCATACATAATAAATAACCCTAACCCGGCACAGATCTGAATGGAGTCTGAGGAGGTTTCCGGCTGACGTCATAGCACATGCAGCGCGCAGATGGACCTttatggggtttttttttcgACTAATGGGCTAATGAAAAATTAGTTTCGCTGACTAacattagtcgactaatcgggGGCAGCCCTACATAAACCTGCAGCCTTCTTTAGATTAGAACTGGTTAAGAAGGCCAAgtctgtcctggggagtcctctaaacactgtggaggaggtctgagacaggagaatggcagccaagccTATTTTACCTGCTGGACAACTTGTTCCCCTATACAcatgtgcagctccttcagggaCTCAGAGAGATGACGCTTCTCCTTCACTGACTCATTGACCACAACCACAAACTCAACCACATGCATAAAggggcacctcggcagtggcaCCTAGCTACCAGCTCACACCCCATTTTTTGGGACCAATCGGGACATGAACCAGCGACCATAACTTCATGCAAAGAAATCTGTGTTTTATACGTACTTTTCACACTAATTCATTGTTTTCTTGAACTACAGCTGAGTTTGTTTCTAACGTTCACTCTCGAACACAGGCAGGTGGAAACATCCAGCTCTAAAGAAGACATCTGTTCTGTGGTTTTGTACTAAGAACATTCTTGTCTTTTTGAACAGAACCCAAAGACCTACAGACCCAGGGAAACAACTCCAGCCTATCTGGTAAAGGTCTTTTGAATTATTGCTGTGGTGGCTCAAATccctttaaattaaatgttggagctattcattgatttattctctttagtgtttaaagCAAATGAATATTTAGTTTAGTGTCATATTGATGGTAGTTAGAGTagttaatgcttttattttgaaggcagctttgggCATTGGGTGATTTGGACCGGGTAATTTAACCAGGGAAGGCAGCAGGGAGAAAGTAGATAAAGGTCGTAGTTCATTGAGCTTTGTTCCCTGGAATAAACTGCATTAAAATCTGTATATTTCCTGTAAAATGGATTATTTACCTGCGTGTGATTTGCTCCCTGGTACCCCAGCATCAGTTTGTTTTACCCTAAAGCGTATCAAAATCATGATTCCCCCCCGGGTTTTGCACAAAATTAACTCTTTTGTGATATTCCTTTAGTCTGCAGAGAACCGGGAACGTGTTGGGAAAATTGTCCTTCCCCCGTTT harbors:
- the LOC134864770 gene encoding uncharacterized protein LOC134864770 isoform X5 — protein: MKKLVLFLLFAGNFLESCRDRLTMQSGRLGEPKRQDEATEGEPLPATTKRIQAVEGQNATVRCRFNHPDSFIAKAVEWIYNNSKIVLFSRRVGWIPHEVADAQFKYRTSVNSTDLTRGVLSVTILNVTRSDSGIYTGTAVHKFKNDEVTCSAELIVEPKDLQTQGNNSSLSDAAENRNDVWKIVLPCFLILAVLSSL
- the LOC134864770 gene encoding uncharacterized protein LOC134864770 isoform X1; the encoded protein is MKKLVLFLLFAGNFLESCRDRLTMQSGRLGEPKRQDEATEGEPLPATTKRIQAVEGQNATVRCRFNHPDSFIAKAVEWIYNNSKIVLFSRRVGWIPHEVADAQFKYRTSVNSTDLTRGVLSVTILNVTRSDSGIYTGTAVHKFKNDEVTCSAELIVEPKDLQTQGNNSSLSDAAENRNDVWKIVLPCVLILAVIAVAVIVILVKRGVMNRICKKGGEPVENGDELKERRRSGTPEPQWGVKISRVLQKKA
- the LOC134864770 gene encoding uncharacterized protein LOC134864770 isoform X3, with product MQSGRLGEPKRQDEATEGEPLPATTKRIQAVEGQNATVRCRFNHPDSFIAKAVEWIYNNSKIVLFSRRVGWIPHEVADAQFKYRTSVNSTDLTRGVLSVTILNVTRSDSGIYTGTAVHKFKNDEVTCSAELIVEPKDLQTQGNNSSLSDAAENRNDVWKIVLPCVLILAVIAVAVIVILVKRGVMNRICKKGGEPVENGDELKERRRSGTPEPQWGVKISRVLQKKA
- the LOC134864770 gene encoding uncharacterized protein LOC134864770 isoform X4, whose amino-acid sequence is MKKLVLFLLFAGNFLESCRDRLTMQSGRLGEPKRQDEATEGEPLPATTKRIQAVEGQNATVRCRFNHPDSFIAKAVEWIYNNSKIVLFSRRVGWIPHEVADAQFKYRTSVNSTDLTRGVLSVTILNVTRSDSGIYTGTAVHKFKNDEVTCSAELIVEPKDPQTGTKRNPSSPSAPPPEGDPDAAENRNDVWKIVLPCFLILAVLSSL